A genomic region of Sulfobacillus acidophilus DSM 10332 contains the following coding sequences:
- a CDS encoding L-threonine aldolase (PFAM: Beta-eliminating lyase~COGs: COG2008 Threonine aldolase~InterPro IPR001597~KEGG: tmr:Tmar_1237 L-threonine aldolase~PFAM: Aromatic amino acid beta-eliminating lyase/threonine aldolase~PRIAM: Threonine aldolase~SPTR: L-threonine aldolase) translates to MAVVDLRSDTVTKPSAAMRQAMAEAEVGDDVYGEDPTINRLEEQVAQLLEKPSALFMPSGTMANQVAMLSHTERGDEVFIHREAHAYFYEGGAPALWAGVTLTLLEGTEGLFDSDTLAAALRPENIHHPRPRLVWLENTHNRAGGAAFGPELMGPVMDIAHRRGLVVHVDGARLFNAAVALNVPAARLVHDADSVSVCLSKGLGAPVGSLLVGPTDFIDRARRYRKWLGGGMRQAGVLAAAGLVALTQIDRLAEDHERARRLAEGLRDLGYRAWQPSVPTNMVMVDVDEDAGVLAERCRALGVLVSPMGAHRIRLVTHLDIDDCAISRALDVFHEMRE, encoded by the coding sequence GTGGCGGTGGTCGATTTACGTTCCGATACGGTGACCAAGCCGTCGGCGGCCATGCGGCAAGCCATGGCCGAAGCCGAAGTCGGCGATGACGTGTATGGAGAAGATCCGACGATCAACCGGCTGGAAGAACAGGTGGCGCAGTTATTGGAAAAGCCGTCGGCGCTATTTATGCCGAGCGGCACTATGGCCAATCAAGTGGCCATGCTCAGTCATACCGAGCGTGGCGATGAAGTGTTTATTCATCGGGAAGCACATGCGTATTTTTACGAGGGTGGCGCTCCGGCTCTGTGGGCCGGCGTGACCTTAACCCTATTAGAAGGGACGGAAGGTCTTTTCGATTCGGATACCTTGGCGGCTGCCCTTCGGCCCGAGAATATCCATCACCCGCGCCCGCGTCTGGTCTGGCTGGAAAATACGCATAACCGGGCCGGGGGTGCCGCATTCGGGCCGGAATTGATGGGGCCGGTGATGGACATTGCGCATCGTCGGGGACTGGTGGTCCATGTCGACGGGGCACGGCTATTTAATGCGGCGGTTGCCTTAAATGTCCCGGCTGCCCGCCTGGTCCACGATGCCGATTCGGTATCGGTCTGTCTATCCAAAGGCCTGGGTGCCCCTGTGGGATCCCTTTTGGTGGGTCCGACGGACTTTATCGATCGTGCACGCCGTTACCGGAAATGGCTCGGGGGTGGTATGCGGCAAGCCGGCGTGTTGGCGGCGGCGGGGCTCGTGGCGTTAACGCAGATTGACCGGTTAGCCGAGGATCATGAGCGGGCCCGGCGGTTGGCCGAGGGGCTTAGGGATTTAGGCTACCGGGCTTGGCAACCGTCCGTCCCGACCAACATGGTGATGGTCGATGTGGACGAGGATGCCGGCGTGTTGGCGGAACGCTGTCGTGCTCTTGGAGTCCTGGTCAGTCCCATGGGCGCTCACCGGATCCGGTTGGTGACTCACTTGGATATCGACGATTGCGCGATTTCGCGGGCGTTAGACGTTTTTCACGAGATGCGAGAATAG
- a CDS encoding succinate dehydrogenase subunit A (PFAM: domain; FAD binding domain~TIGRFAM: succinate dehydrogenase or fumarate reductase, flavoprotein subunitGram-negative/mitochondrial subgroup~COGs: COG1053 Succinate dehydrogenase/fumarate reductase flavoprotein subunit~InterPro IPR003953:IPR004112~KEGG: rxy:Rxyl_0011 succinate dehydrogenase flavoprotein subunit~PFAM: Fumarate reductase/succinate dehydrogenase flavoprotein, N-terminal; Fumarate reductase/succinate dehydrogenase flavoprotein, C-terminal~PRIAM: Succinate dehydrogenase~SPTR: Succinate dehydrogenase subunit A), whose translation MARENYETHEYDVIVIGAGGAGLRAAVEASAVPGLKVAVISKSLLGKAHTVMAEGGVAASFGNLDHQDSWETHFYDTMRSGHFINNYRMAEIFAKEAPDRVLELETWGAVFDRTPEGRIMQRPFGAHTFRRLAHIGDHTGMELLRTMQYKAIHSGIDVFQEVTMTKLLMANGRVAGAFGYFREDGRFVLFRAKAVILATGGLGRVYKVTSNSWESTGDGAALAFRAGADLMDMEMVQFHPTGMVWPPGVRGILVTEGVRGEGGLLYNAEGERFMQRYDAERMELSSRDVVARAIFREAMAGRGTPHGGAWLDITHKGPDYIKTKLPGMYEQFLTLADLDITRERFEVAPTCHYTMGGVRVDPETCATNLPGVFAAGEVAAGLHGANRLGGNSLSDILVFGRRAGLGARQYLEGMEGGLAAVDEAEIDHEMNRVLAPLTREKGVNPYHVHEQLQEIMTTYAGIMRSGETLQTGLEKLLALKEEAQTMAINGSRRYNPGWHAVFDVQNMLLLSEGIIRSALERKESRGAHWRTDYPDELPDWQQFNFVESFDGDAIHIRKEPVPEMPEHLARLFTYGKAPGLVQTAPGKESSK comes from the coding sequence ATGGCACGGGAAAACTATGAAACGCATGAGTATGACGTCATTGTCATTGGTGCGGGCGGCGCCGGATTGCGGGCCGCGGTGGAAGCGTCGGCGGTGCCCGGGTTAAAAGTCGCGGTTATCAGCAAATCACTCTTAGGCAAAGCCCACACGGTGATGGCGGAAGGCGGCGTGGCCGCATCGTTCGGGAACCTGGACCACCAGGATAGTTGGGAAACCCATTTCTACGACACCATGCGCAGTGGCCATTTTATCAACAACTATCGTATGGCCGAAATTTTTGCGAAAGAAGCGCCGGATCGCGTGCTTGAGCTGGAAACGTGGGGGGCCGTGTTTGACCGGACCCCGGAGGGCCGCATTATGCAGCGGCCGTTCGGAGCCCACACGTTCCGCCGGTTGGCGCACATAGGGGACCACACCGGTATGGAGCTCCTCCGTACCATGCAATATAAAGCAATTCATAGCGGGATTGACGTGTTTCAAGAAGTGACCATGACGAAGTTGTTGATGGCGAATGGCCGGGTGGCGGGTGCCTTCGGGTATTTCCGGGAAGACGGCCGGTTTGTGCTATTTCGGGCCAAAGCGGTGATTTTGGCGACCGGCGGGCTGGGCCGGGTCTACAAGGTGACGTCCAACAGTTGGGAAAGCACCGGCGACGGGGCGGCGCTGGCTTTTCGGGCGGGTGCCGATCTGATGGACATGGAGATGGTACAGTTTCACCCGACCGGCATGGTGTGGCCGCCTGGTGTGCGGGGGATTTTAGTGACGGAAGGCGTGCGCGGTGAAGGCGGGCTTTTATATAACGCGGAAGGCGAACGCTTTATGCAGCGTTATGATGCCGAGAGGATGGAACTGTCGTCGCGTGACGTCGTGGCGCGGGCGATATTCCGCGAGGCGATGGCCGGTCGAGGCACCCCCCATGGGGGAGCCTGGCTAGACATTACGCACAAAGGCCCCGATTACATTAAGACCAAACTCCCCGGCATGTACGAACAGTTTTTGACTCTGGCCGACCTCGACATTACCCGGGAGCGGTTCGAGGTGGCCCCGACCTGTCACTACACGATGGGGGGCGTCCGAGTCGACCCCGAAACGTGTGCCACCAATTTGCCGGGCGTGTTTGCTGCGGGGGAAGTCGCCGCCGGCTTACATGGGGCGAATCGTTTGGGCGGCAATTCCCTGTCGGACATTTTGGTGTTCGGACGGCGAGCCGGTCTGGGCGCCCGGCAATACTTGGAGGGCATGGAGGGTGGATTGGCGGCCGTCGACGAGGCGGAAATCGATCACGAGATGAATCGGGTATTGGCTCCCTTAACGCGCGAGAAGGGGGTTAATCCCTACCACGTTCATGAACAGCTGCAAGAAATTATGACGACTTACGCCGGGATTATGCGTTCGGGCGAGACATTGCAAACCGGGTTGGAGAAGTTGCTGGCCCTTAAAGAAGAAGCCCAAACCATGGCGATTAACGGTTCGCGACGTTATAACCCGGGGTGGCACGCGGTGTTTGACGTGCAAAATATGTTGCTGTTGTCGGAGGGGATCATTCGTAGTGCCCTCGAGCGCAAGGAAAGTCGGGGCGCCCATTGGCGGACCGACTATCCGGACGAATTACCGGACTGGCAGCAGTTTAATTTTGTGGAGTCCTTCGACGGCGATGCCATTCACATTCGCAAAGAACCGGTGCCCGAAATGCCGGAGCACCTGGCTCGGCTCTTTACCTACGGCAAGGCGCCAGGCTTAGTGCAGACTGCGCCTGGAAAGGAGTCTTCGAAGTGA
- a CDS encoding tRNA (5-methylaminomethyl-2-thiouridylate)-methyltransferase (PFAM: tRNA methyl transferase~TIGRFAM: tRNA (5-methylaminomethyl-2-thiouridylate)-methyltransferase~COGs: COG0482 tRNA(5-methylaminomethyl-2-thiouridylate) methyltransferase contains the PP-loop ATPase domain~HAMAP: tRNA-specific 2-thiouridylase~InterPro IPR004506:IPR018318~KEGG: chy:CHY_2197 tRNA (5-methylaminomethyl-2-thiouridylate)-methyltransferase~PFAM: tRNA methyl transferase-like~SPTR: tRNA-specific 2-thiouridylase mnmA;~TIGRFAM: tRNA-specific 2-thiouridylase), translating into MSKIVVVGLSGGVDSSAAALLLLEAGYDVIGVTMRHLPAETTNSCCGLEAIVDARRVAKALGIPHYLVDVEASFFERVIQPFETGYLAGQTPNPCALCNRFIKFGAMWDWAKSQGADYLATGHYVRVTYEAGRYRLWRAVDRQKDQSYLLYTLGQADLQHLLFPLGTLTKDQSRALAEQHGLVTAHKPDSQELCFVPNNDYHAYLREHRPEAERPGEIVDTEGRVLGEHQGVAFYTIGQRRGLGLALDEPRYVVRLDAKANRVVVGRRPQVERESLSLRDVHYVSDEPWTEAGRGLVKIRYNMEPAPATWEPQEASAVVRFDSPQWAVTPGQIGVLYQGEELIAGGKIAASD; encoded by the coding sequence ATGAGCAAGATCGTAGTCGTGGGCTTAAGTGGCGGCGTCGACTCCTCGGCGGCCGCTCTTTTGTTGTTGGAGGCCGGTTATGACGTGATTGGCGTCACCATGCGTCATTTGCCGGCCGAGACAACGAATAGTTGTTGCGGGTTGGAAGCGATTGTGGATGCTCGCCGGGTGGCCAAGGCATTAGGCATTCCGCATTATTTGGTCGATGTGGAGGCCTCCTTTTTTGAACGGGTGATTCAGCCGTTTGAAACGGGATATTTGGCCGGGCAGACGCCCAATCCCTGTGCGTTGTGTAATCGCTTTATCAAGTTTGGGGCGATGTGGGATTGGGCAAAATCTCAAGGGGCCGATTACCTGGCCACCGGCCATTATGTCCGGGTGACCTATGAGGCGGGGCGCTATCGGTTGTGGCGCGCGGTTGACCGTCAAAAAGATCAAAGCTATTTGCTGTATACCTTAGGACAGGCGGATCTCCAGCATTTGTTGTTTCCGCTGGGGACCTTGACAAAGGACCAATCGCGAGCCTTGGCGGAACAACACGGACTGGTGACGGCCCATAAGCCCGACAGTCAAGAGTTGTGTTTCGTTCCGAATAACGACTACCACGCCTATTTGAGGGAACATCGGCCGGAAGCCGAGCGGCCGGGAGAAATTGTCGATACCGAGGGCCGGGTGTTGGGTGAACACCAAGGCGTGGCGTTTTACACGATCGGGCAACGCCGGGGGCTTGGATTAGCCTTGGACGAACCGCGCTATGTGGTGCGCTTGGACGCCAAAGCCAATCGGGTGGTCGTCGGACGCCGTCCGCAAGTCGAGCGGGAATCGCTGTCTTTGCGGGATGTGCACTATGTTAGTGATGAACCGTGGACCGAGGCCGGACGGGGATTGGTTAAAATTCGGTATAACATGGAACCGGCGCCGGCCACCTGGGAGCCTCAGGAGGCGAGCGCGGTCGTCCGATTCGACAGCCCGCAATGGGCGGTAACCCCGGGGCAAATTGGGGTCTTATATCAGGGGGAGGAATTGATTGCGGGAGGAAAAATCGCGGCATCCGACTAA
- a CDS encoding hypothetical protein (KEGG: ace:Acel_0233 hypothetical protein~SPTR: Putative uncharacterized protein) has protein sequence MLRKRHRTGWGAAALTVILSACGTGSSAPKGAAPAPKPPAANALWRSPGPTANMPGDILIADAGNNRIIMINPQKQIIWQYPKPGQASLLHDDDDVFFGPHFDEIITNQEGYNVISILNFKTGKIVWNYGHGNIPGDLPGYLNTPDDAFLYHTPAGDVITVADIKNQRILFINRQTQAIIRQYGQTGVRLNNPPFTFAAPNGDFPAPNHGMLVTQIGANDAVLLNQGGHVVWTVHFPSTFYYPSDANLTPHGNVIVAFYTYPGAIVKMSPSGRVLWQYDVASGPGQLDHPSLAVELPNGMILATDDYHDRIVEINPKTNQIIWQYGHTGVAGTAPGYLNDPDGLDLLPPGVIPGGTNPIGHHLWSYPGNGY, from the coding sequence ATGTTGCGTAAGAGACATCGCACGGGATGGGGAGCGGCGGCTCTTACCGTGATTCTGAGCGCCTGCGGCACCGGCTCGTCCGCTCCGAAAGGGGCTGCGCCGGCTCCTAAGCCGCCGGCGGCTAACGCGCTTTGGCGGAGCCCGGGCCCGACGGCTAACATGCCGGGCGATATTTTAATCGCCGATGCCGGCAATAACCGTATCATCATGATTAACCCGCAAAAACAGATTATCTGGCAATATCCCAAACCGGGACAAGCCTCCTTGTTGCATGACGACGACGATGTGTTCTTCGGACCGCACTTTGATGAAATTATTACCAATCAAGAAGGATATAACGTCATCTCGATTCTCAACTTTAAAACCGGAAAAATCGTTTGGAACTATGGACACGGCAATATTCCGGGAGACTTGCCCGGCTACTTGAATACGCCGGATGACGCGTTTTTGTACCACACGCCGGCAGGCGACGTGATCACGGTAGCCGATATTAAAAATCAACGCATCCTCTTTATTAATCGGCAGACCCAAGCCATTATCCGCCAATATGGGCAAACCGGGGTTCGTCTGAACAATCCGCCCTTCACATTTGCGGCGCCTAACGGAGATTTTCCGGCGCCGAACCACGGGATGCTGGTGACGCAAATCGGGGCTAACGACGCGGTGCTGCTCAATCAAGGGGGACATGTGGTATGGACCGTCCATTTTCCGTCGACGTTTTATTATCCGTCAGACGCCAATTTGACGCCGCACGGGAATGTGATTGTGGCGTTTTATACCTATCCCGGCGCAATCGTCAAAATGAGTCCGTCCGGGCGGGTGCTCTGGCAATATGACGTGGCCAGCGGTCCCGGTCAGCTGGATCACCCGTCGTTAGCCGTGGAACTGCCGAACGGGATGATTTTAGCCACCGATGATTATCATGACCGGATAGTCGAAATTAACCCCAAGACCAATCAAATTATTTGGCAATATGGCCATACCGGTGTAGCGGGTACGGCTCCCGGTTATTTAAATGACCCCGACGGTCTGGATTTATTGCCTCCGGGGGTGATTCCGGGCGGTACCAATCCGATTGGGCACCATTTGTGGAGCTATCCCGGGAATGGGTACTAG
- a CDS encoding AAA ATPase central domain protein (PFAM: MgsA AAA+ ATPase C terminal; Holliday junction DNA helicase ruvB N-terminus~COGs: COG2256 ATPase related to the helicase subunit of the Holliday junction resolvase~InterPro IPR003959:IPR003593~KEGG: tmr:Tmar_1236 recombination protein MgsA~PFAM: ATPase, AAA-type, core~SMART: ATPase, AAA+ type, core~SPTR: Recombination protein MgsA) yields MAHDLFAEYGQERRRQAAPLAERLRPQSIDEVVGQPHLLGPDGLLRAMVKRPLRSSIFYGPAGTGKTTVAELLARHQNLYYVRLSAVLAGTGDIKKVADLATDRWNLEGRGTVLFLDEIHRFSKSQQDVLLPFVEDGTLVLLGATTENPWVSLNRALISRCLLVEFRPLDETAVLALLQRAWERRQEWWHAGDVEPEVFSQIARRSGGDGRLALTILERLTVVADSHESPLITQEHLARVWQDFAHFYDDHGDNHYDMASAFIKSIRGSDPDAALYWMGRMLAGGEDPRFLVRRLIVHAAEDIGLADPQALLVATAAWTALETVGLPEARIPMAEAVIYLATAPKSNSVVAALAALDQALTRWPHAPVPEALRDRHYNPRIQVPYRYPHDAPDHFLPDPHVPPDMEGIELYEPTLQGEESRIGERLSRWRDLRRQYRRDRETP; encoded by the coding sequence ATGGCACACGATTTATTTGCGGAGTATGGTCAGGAGCGGCGTCGGCAGGCGGCGCCGCTGGCTGAGCGGTTGCGCCCCCAATCCATTGACGAGGTGGTGGGCCAACCGCACCTTTTAGGCCCGGACGGGCTTTTACGGGCAATGGTGAAGCGCCCCTTGCGCTCGTCGATCTTCTATGGGCCCGCCGGTACGGGCAAAACCACGGTGGCCGAGCTTTTGGCCCGTCATCAAAACCTATATTACGTGCGATTGTCGGCGGTCCTGGCCGGGACCGGTGATATTAAAAAAGTGGCGGACCTAGCCACGGATCGCTGGAATTTGGAAGGTCGTGGCACCGTTTTGTTTTTGGACGAGATTCATCGTTTTTCCAAAAGCCAACAAGACGTATTGTTACCGTTTGTGGAAGACGGCACGCTAGTGCTTCTGGGCGCCACGACGGAAAACCCCTGGGTCTCCCTGAACCGGGCATTGATTTCCCGTTGTCTGCTGGTGGAATTTCGACCCTTGGATGAGACCGCGGTGTTGGCCTTGTTGCAACGGGCGTGGGAGCGGCGCCAGGAGTGGTGGCACGCCGGGGACGTCGAACCCGAAGTTTTTTCCCAGATAGCTCGGCGCTCCGGGGGAGACGGTCGACTGGCCTTGACTATTCTCGAGCGACTGACGGTAGTTGCGGATAGCCACGAAAGTCCTCTTATCACACAGGAGCATCTGGCGCGGGTTTGGCAGGATTTTGCCCATTTTTACGACGATCACGGCGACAATCATTATGATATGGCGTCGGCCTTTATTAAAAGCATTCGGGGATCCGATCCGGATGCCGCGCTCTACTGGATGGGGCGCATGTTAGCAGGCGGGGAAGATCCGCGGTTTTTGGTGCGCCGCCTCATTGTGCACGCGGCCGAAGATATCGGGCTGGCGGACCCGCAAGCCCTCTTGGTGGCCACCGCGGCGTGGACGGCGCTCGAAACGGTAGGCCTGCCGGAAGCGCGGATTCCGATGGCGGAAGCCGTCATCTATCTCGCGACCGCACCGAAATCCAACAGCGTGGTGGCGGCGTTGGCCGCGTTGGATCAAGCGCTCACCCGTTGGCCGCACGCCCCGGTTCCGGAGGCTTTGCGCGATCGGCATTATAATCCGCGGATTCAAGTTCCGTATCGGTACCCGCATGACGCGCCGGATCATTTTTTGCCGGATCCCCATGTACCGCCGGATATGGAAGGTATCGAATTATATGAGCCCACCCTGCAAGGCGAGGAATCCCGGATTGGGGAGCGTCTGAGCCGCTGGCGCGATTTGCGGCGGCAGTACCGACGGGATCGTGAAACCCCCTGA
- a CDS encoding transcriptional regulator, BadM/Rrf2 family (PFAM: Transcriptional regulator~TIGRFAM: Rrf2 family protein~COGs: COG1959 transcriptional regulator protein~InterPro IPR000944~KEGG: aoe:Clos_1671 BadM/Rrf2 family transcriptional regulator~PFAM: Transcriptional regulator, Rrf2~SPTR: Transcriptional regulator, BadM/Rrf2 family;~TIGRFAM: Transcriptional regulator, Rrf2) produces MFKVSSKGRYGVKAVYELALHYGEGPLTVALIAHAQNIPEQYLEQLMPSLKRAGIVKGMRGAQGGYVLADRPDQISVKDVVKAVEGPILVADCAGEDAPGCDASDRCIGPDVWTRVQEAVEETMAQMTFQNLVETQRQHLKRWFLRWEQDLQMHGG; encoded by the coding sequence ATGTTCAAGGTATCCAGTAAAGGGCGTTACGGGGTTAAAGCCGTCTATGAGTTGGCCCTTCACTATGGTGAGGGGCCACTAACGGTGGCTTTGATTGCCCATGCCCAAAACATCCCGGAACAGTACCTCGAGCAGCTTATGCCCTCGTTGAAACGCGCGGGGATAGTCAAAGGGATGCGAGGGGCCCAGGGGGGCTATGTGTTGGCGGATCGTCCGGACCAAATATCCGTCAAAGATGTGGTGAAAGCGGTGGAAGGCCCAATCTTGGTCGCCGATTGCGCCGGTGAAGACGCTCCCGGCTGTGATGCCAGTGATCGTTGCATTGGGCCTGACGTATGGACCCGGGTGCAAGAGGCGGTTGAAGAAACGATGGCCCAAATGACCTTTCAAAATTTAGTGGAAACCCAACGCCAACATTTAAAACGCTGGTTTTTGCGTTGGGAACAGGATTTGCAGATGCACGGGGGGTAA
- a CDS encoding hypothetical protein (KEGG: gmc:GY4MC1_1008 hypothetical protein~SPTR: Putative uncharacterized protein): MEVDPLCPNCAGKNVGRVGTGQYYCWDCFIEFAVGHRGVRMYRVEIDGELSRLEPSNWEGVGS, translated from the coding sequence GTGGAAGTGGATCCGTTATGCCCCAATTGTGCGGGAAAAAATGTGGGCCGGGTCGGTACCGGACAATACTATTGTTGGGATTGCTTTATTGAATTTGCCGTCGGTCATCGCGGCGTACGCATGTACCGGGTTGAAATTGACGGGGAGCTGTCACGGTTGGAGCCGAGTAATTGGGAAGGGGTAGGATCATGA
- a CDS encoding succinate dehydrogenase subunit B (TIGRFAM: succinate dehydrogenase and fumarate reductase iron-sulfur protein~COGs: COG0479 Succinate dehydrogenase/fumarate reductase Fe-S protein subunit~InterPro IPR004489~KEGG: rxy:Rxyl_0012 fumarate reductase iron-sulfur subunit~PRIAM: Succinate dehydrogenase~SPTR: Succinate dehydrogenase subunit B;~TIGRFAM: Succinate dehydrogenase/fumarate reductase iron-sulphur protein), whose translation MSDEIVLKVWRGDQNGGEEVEYRVPAEPGMVVLDALHYVQHNLAPDLAVRWNCKAAHCGSCSAEVNGFPKLLCKTRLDDYVGQEVHVRPMATFPVIKDLVTDVSWNYQVAKEIPLFDPVEPAPFHMQQIDADRVQEFHRCIECFLCQDTCHVLRNHNGKDKYFGPRFMVKIAEFEMHPLDGEDRVPLLAHEAGVNMCNVTKCCTEVCPQHIRITDNAIIPLKERVADRYYDPIKILFRRLSGKDQQKSAAKS comes from the coding sequence GTGAGCGACGAAATTGTTTTGAAAGTATGGCGGGGGGACCAAAACGGCGGGGAAGAAGTGGAATACCGGGTCCCTGCCGAGCCTGGCATGGTGGTATTAGACGCCCTTCATTATGTCCAACATAATTTGGCGCCGGACCTCGCCGTGCGGTGGAACTGCAAAGCGGCTCACTGCGGCTCATGCAGCGCCGAAGTTAACGGGTTTCCGAAACTTTTATGCAAAACCCGGTTAGACGATTATGTCGGGCAAGAGGTTCATGTACGGCCCATGGCCACTTTTCCGGTGATTAAAGATCTGGTCACGGATGTCTCCTGGAATTATCAGGTGGCGAAAGAAATTCCGCTCTTTGACCCGGTCGAACCGGCGCCGTTCCATATGCAACAAATTGATGCGGACCGCGTCCAGGAATTTCACCGTTGTATCGAGTGCTTTTTGTGTCAAGATACGTGTCACGTTTTGCGTAACCATAACGGGAAGGATAAGTACTTCGGCCCGCGCTTCATGGTCAAAATCGCGGAATTTGAGATGCACCCCTTGGACGGAGAAGATCGGGTGCCGTTATTGGCCCACGAAGCCGGGGTCAACATGTGTAACGTGACCAAATGCTGCACCGAAGTCTGCCCGCAACACATCCGAATTACCGACAATGCGATTATTCCGTTAAAGGAACGGGTGGCTGACCGCTATTATGACCCGATTAAGATTCTCTTCCGGCGCTTAAGCGGAAAAGATCAGCAGAAATCGGCGGCAAAATCCTAG
- a CDS encoding hypothetical protein (KEGG: mrb:Mrub_2529 hypothetical protein~SPTR: Putative integral membrane protein) has protein sequence MAQPLESEKPKARTVKRPRPYWVEPLVTMVILGAWILYSLWEVLFHNTGTYHNYVSPYFSPQVGNWFGWHVLDALYVAWVPFLFRFSCYYYRKEYYRGFFWDPPACYAVDAPRPRYSGETKWPLAINNLHRYFWYLALIVLIFLWKDAIQAFWFGKAGFEVRVGNLLMLVNAVLLTAYTFSCHAFRHMVGGRKDCFSCQDGKPSTSYKLWHKVSEWNVFHGTWAWASLFSVWATDLYIRLLIMHVIHDVRLF, from the coding sequence ATGGCTCAACCATTGGAGTCCGAAAAGCCCAAAGCCCGCACGGTCAAACGGCCACGGCCGTATTGGGTGGAACCCTTGGTGACCATGGTCATTTTGGGCGCTTGGATTTTATATTCGTTATGGGAAGTGCTGTTTCATAACACGGGAACATATCACAACTACGTGTCGCCGTATTTTTCGCCACAAGTCGGTAACTGGTTCGGGTGGCATGTCTTAGATGCACTCTACGTTGCGTGGGTGCCTTTTTTGTTTCGTTTTTCTTGTTATTACTACCGCAAGGAATATTACCGGGGGTTTTTTTGGGATCCTCCGGCCTGTTATGCCGTAGATGCTCCGCGTCCCCGCTATAGCGGCGAGACCAAGTGGCCTTTGGCGATCAATAATTTGCACCGCTATTTCTGGTATCTGGCGCTCATCGTCCTTATTTTTCTATGGAAAGATGCCATTCAGGCATTTTGGTTCGGCAAAGCGGGGTTTGAAGTGCGGGTCGGCAACTTGCTGATGTTGGTCAACGCAGTCTTGCTCACCGCCTATACGTTTTCCTGCCATGCCTTCCGGCACATGGTGGGGGGCCGGAAAGACTGTTTCTCCTGCCAGGACGGCAAGCCAAGCACCAGCTACAAGCTTTGGCACAAAGTGTCGGAGTGGAATGTGTTTCATGGAACATGGGCCTGGGCGTCCTTGTTTTCGGTATGGGCCACCGATCTGTATATTCGGCTCTTGATTATGCACGTAATCCACGATGTGAGGTTGTTCTAA